A single Streptomyces sp. Edi2 DNA region contains:
- a CDS encoding ATP-binding protein, translated as MSVQATSWAPQAPVTVRVFAMRFSATRLGARLARRLAVHRLDQWGFPYGSELSDAAAAVVAELAANAVTHGRVHGRDFELRLATLSCAHPGAAARPATLRIEVADTRTEKRPPSPDALTLPPPDCETGRGLPLVAALADRWEVVDRVPVGKVVRAELDL; from the coding sequence ATGTCAGTCCAAGCAACCTCCTGGGCACCCCAAGCCCCCGTTACCGTACGTGTGTTCGCGATGCGCTTCAGCGCGACCCGCCTCGGTGCCCGTCTCGCCCGCCGCCTCGCCGTGCACCGGCTCGATCAGTGGGGCTTCCCCTACGGCAGCGAGCTGTCCGATGCGGCCGCCGCGGTCGTCGCCGAACTCGCCGCGAACGCCGTGACACACGGCCGGGTCCACGGACGCGACTTCGAACTGCGCCTGGCGACTCTCTCCTGTGCCCACCCCGGCGCCGCCGCACGCCCCGCCACCCTCCGCATCGAGGTCGCCGACACCCGCACGGAGAAGCGCCCGCCGTCTCCCGACGCACTCACACTCCCGCCCCCGGACTGCGAAACGGGACGCGGCCTCCCGCTGGTGGCCGCGCTCGCCGACCGCTGGGAGGTCGTCGACCGGGTCCCGGTGGGCAAGGTGGTCCGCGCCGAACTGGACCTGTAG